One stretch of Zingiber officinale cultivar Zhangliang chromosome 6B, Zo_v1.1, whole genome shotgun sequence DNA includes these proteins:
- the LOC121992413 gene encoding pentatricopeptide repeat-containing protein At1g13040, mitochondrial-like isoform X3, whose protein sequence is MFLGIRCYWHLPKKGLCSSGFSLRSPISFFHYQTNPARRCSSESCVKISAIFPSPTQSLLKSSCRIRRVLESRKEWSELVEIELQKLNIELNTYIVNQVLKSLSNSYTAYQFYKWAECQPDFRHDHFTFKTLVSLLLEDQNFSILSEVLKGISGNEITVHRSVYRIIISGFIRSGQINSAIRTFEAMFESGCRMFSIDFNKFIGVLISNNCFDTAEKYYNRMILDGFTLNSFTYSRFISSLCLVNNLLFAEKLLQDMDRIRLVPDIWAYNIYLNCLCKQNRLEEAVEILRSMSQKGREPDIVSYSTVINGFCIAKHFSAALELWEEIFKRGIKPAVSASGPLIFGLCDNGKVEEAYEIMIGMIKMNAELNVTIYNAIICGFCKVGRFDKAQVLVSYMRRNGCEPDLVTCNIFLNHYCDRGMLNEAWKLMERMENSGISPDKYSYSQVLKGLCKTNQLDRAYSLITKCMEVKGLCDVVSCNIVINSFCKTRKLGAAFKLCKEMSNKGIYPDAISYGLLIQGFFRVGHALQAQELFHQMLEDLWRMGNLS, encoded by the exons ATGTTTTTGGGCATCCGGTGCTATTGGCACCTCCCGAAGAAAGGCCTTTGCAGCTCAGGTTTCTCCCTTAGGAGTCCAATAAGTTTCTTCCATTACCAGACAAACCCAGCGCGTCGGTGTTCATCAGAATCGTGCGTCAAAATTTCGGCAATATTTCCGTCACCTACCCAATCATTACTGAAGTCTTCTTGCAGGATACGAAGAGTTCTGGAATCTAGAAAAGAGTGGTCGGAGTTGGTGGAGATTGAATTACAGAAGCTTAACATTGAGTTAAATACATATATCGTTAACCAGGTGTTGAAGAGCTTGTCAAATTCTTATACAGCCTACCAATTTTATAAGTGGGCGGAATGCCAACCTGATTTCAGGCATGATCATTTCACATTTAAGACCCTCGTCTCCTTGTTGCTCGAAGATCAAAATTTTAGCATTTTGTCAGAGGTTTTGAAAGGAATAAGTGGCAATGAAATTACAGTGCACCGCTCTGTTTATCGAATTATTATTTCAGGATTCATTAGATCTGGCCAGATTAACTCAGCGATTCGTACATTTGAAGCTATGTTTGAATCAGGCTGCCGTATGTTCAGtattgattttaataaatttattggtGTATTAATTTCAAACAATTGTTTTGACACTGCTGAAAAATACTACAATAGGATGATATTGGATGGATTTACTTTGAACTCATTTACCTACTCAAGATTCATTTCTAGTCTGTGTTTAGTGAACAATCTTCTGTTTGCTGAGAAACTTTTGCAAGATATGGATAGGATTCGTTTAGTTCCAGACATCTGGGCCTATAACATATATTTGAATTGCTTATGCAAACAAAATCGGTTGGAAGAAGCTGTAGAAATTCTTCGTTCAATGTCCCAGAAAGGAAGAGAGCCGGACATTGTCAGTTACTCAACAGTAATCAATGGTTTCTGCATTGCTAAACACTTCTCTGCTGCCTTAGAGCTATGGGAAGAAATATTCAAGAGGGGCATCAAGCCAGCTGTCTCGGCATCTGGTCCATTAATTTTTGGTTTGTGTGATAATGGAAAGGTTGAGGAAGCTTATGAAATAATGATTGGAATGATAAAGATGAATGCTGAGCTAAATGTTACGATTTATAATGCTATCATATGTGGTTTCTGCAAAGTTGGTCGATTTGATAAGGCCCAAGTGCTAGTGTCTTACATGCGAAGAAATGGTTGTGAACCTGACTTGGTCACTTGTAACATATTCTTGAATCATTACTGCGATAGAGGTATGCTCAATGAAGCATGGAAACTGATGGAAAGAATGGAAAATAGTGGAATAAGTCCAGACAAATATAGTTATTCTCAAGTGCTGAAGGGTCTTTGCAAGACTAATCAACTTGATAGGGCCTATTCTTTGATCACGAAATGCATGGAGGTAAAAGGATTATGTGATGTGGTATCCTGCAACATTGTTATAAATTCATTTTGCAAGACCAGAAAATTGGGAGCTGCTTTTAAATTGTGTAAAGAGATGAGTAATAAAGGAATCTATCCAGATGCTATTTCTTATGGTCTTCTAATTCAAGGATTCTTCAGGGTTGGACATGCCCTTCAAGCTCAGGAGTTGTTTCACCAAATGCTTGAG GACTTATGGAGGATGGGAAATTTGTCCTAG
- the LOC121992413 gene encoding pentatricopeptide repeat-containing protein At1g13040, mitochondrial-like isoform X2 has protein sequence MFLGIRCYWHLPKKGLCSSGFSLRSPISFFHYQTNPARRCSSESCVKISAIFPSPTQSLLKSSCRIRRVLESRKEWSELVEIELQKLNIELNTYIVNQVLKSLSNSYTAYQFYKWAECQPDFRHDHFTFKTLVSLLLEDQNFSILSEVLKGISGNEITVHRSVYRIIISGFIRSGQINSAIRTFEAMFESGCRMFSIDFNKFIGVLISNNCFDTAEKYYNRMILDGFTLNSFTYSRFISSLCLVNNLLFAEKLLQDMDRIRLVPDIWAYNIYLNCLCKQNRLEEAVEILRSMSQKGREPDIVSYSTVINGFCIAKHFSAALELWEEIFKRGIKPAVSASGPLIFGLCDNGKVEEAYEIMIGMIKMNAELNVTIYNAIICGFCKVGRFDKAQVLVSYMRRNGCEPDLVTCNIFLNHYCDRGMLNEAWKLMERMENSGISPDKYSYSQVLKGLCKTNQLDRAYSLITKCMEVKGLCDVVSCNIVINSFCKTRKLGAAFKLCKEMSNKGIYPDAISYGLLIQGFFRVGHALQAQELFHQMLEVGVVPNVNTYNTIIHYLCRKGEIEAARTYFFDMDLWRMGNLS, from the exons ATGTTTTTGGGCATCCGGTGCTATTGGCACCTCCCGAAGAAAGGCCTTTGCAGCTCAGGTTTCTCCCTTAGGAGTCCAATAAGTTTCTTCCATTACCAGACAAACCCAGCGCGTCGGTGTTCATCAGAATCGTGCGTCAAAATTTCGGCAATATTTCCGTCACCTACCCAATCATTACTGAAGTCTTCTTGCAGGATACGAAGAGTTCTGGAATCTAGAAAAGAGTGGTCGGAGTTGGTGGAGATTGAATTACAGAAGCTTAACATTGAGTTAAATACATATATCGTTAACCAGGTGTTGAAGAGCTTGTCAAATTCTTATACAGCCTACCAATTTTATAAGTGGGCGGAATGCCAACCTGATTTCAGGCATGATCATTTCACATTTAAGACCCTCGTCTCCTTGTTGCTCGAAGATCAAAATTTTAGCATTTTGTCAGAGGTTTTGAAAGGAATAAGTGGCAATGAAATTACAGTGCACCGCTCTGTTTATCGAATTATTATTTCAGGATTCATTAGATCTGGCCAGATTAACTCAGCGATTCGTACATTTGAAGCTATGTTTGAATCAGGCTGCCGTATGTTCAGtattgattttaataaatttattggtGTATTAATTTCAAACAATTGTTTTGACACTGCTGAAAAATACTACAATAGGATGATATTGGATGGATTTACTTTGAACTCATTTACCTACTCAAGATTCATTTCTAGTCTGTGTTTAGTGAACAATCTTCTGTTTGCTGAGAAACTTTTGCAAGATATGGATAGGATTCGTTTAGTTCCAGACATCTGGGCCTATAACATATATTTGAATTGCTTATGCAAACAAAATCGGTTGGAAGAAGCTGTAGAAATTCTTCGTTCAATGTCCCAGAAAGGAAGAGAGCCGGACATTGTCAGTTACTCAACAGTAATCAATGGTTTCTGCATTGCTAAACACTTCTCTGCTGCCTTAGAGCTATGGGAAGAAATATTCAAGAGGGGCATCAAGCCAGCTGTCTCGGCATCTGGTCCATTAATTTTTGGTTTGTGTGATAATGGAAAGGTTGAGGAAGCTTATGAAATAATGATTGGAATGATAAAGATGAATGCTGAGCTAAATGTTACGATTTATAATGCTATCATATGTGGTTTCTGCAAAGTTGGTCGATTTGATAAGGCCCAAGTGCTAGTGTCTTACATGCGAAGAAATGGTTGTGAACCTGACTTGGTCACTTGTAACATATTCTTGAATCATTACTGCGATAGAGGTATGCTCAATGAAGCATGGAAACTGATGGAAAGAATGGAAAATAGTGGAATAAGTCCAGACAAATATAGTTATTCTCAAGTGCTGAAGGGTCTTTGCAAGACTAATCAACTTGATAGGGCCTATTCTTTGATCACGAAATGCATGGAGGTAAAAGGATTATGTGATGTGGTATCCTGCAACATTGTTATAAATTCATTTTGCAAGACCAGAAAATTGGGAGCTGCTTTTAAATTGTGTAAAGAGATGAGTAATAAAGGAATCTATCCAGATGCTATTTCTTATGGTCTTCTAATTCAAGGATTCTTCAGGGTTGGACATGCCCTTCAAGCTCAGGAGTTGTTTCACCAAATGCTTGAGGTTGGTGTTGTTCCAAATGTGAATACATATAACACAATAATACATTACTTATGTAGAAAGGGTGAGATAGAAGCTGCTCGCACATATTTTTTTGACATG GACTTATGGAGGATGGGAAATTTGTCCTAG
- the LOC121992413 gene encoding pentatricopeptide repeat-containing protein At1g13040, mitochondrial-like isoform X1, with amino-acid sequence MFLGIRCYWHLPKKGLCSSGFSLRSPISFFHYQTNPARRCSSESCVKISAIFPSPTQSLLKSSCRIRRVLESRKEWSELVEIELQKLNIELNTYIVNQVLKSLSNSYTAYQFYKWAECQPDFRHDHFTFKTLVSLLLEDQNFSILSEVLKGISGNEITVHRSVYRIIISGFIRSGQINSAIRTFEAMFESGCRMFSIDFNKFIGVLISNNCFDTAEKYYNRMILDGFTLNSFTYSRFISSLCLVNNLLFAEKLLQDMDRIRLVPDIWAYNIYLNCLCKQNRLEEAVEILRSMSQKGREPDIVSYSTVINGFCIAKHFSAALELWEEIFKRGIKPAVSASGPLIFGLCDNGKVEEAYEIMIGMIKMNAELNVTIYNAIICGFCKVGRFDKAQVLVSYMRRNGCEPDLVTCNIFLNHYCDRGMLNEAWKLMERMENSGISPDKYSYSQVLKGLCKTNQLDRAYSLITKCMEVKGLCDVVSCNIVINSFCKTRKLGAAFKLCKEMSNKGIYPDAISYGLLIQGFFRVGHALQAQELFHQMLEVGVVPNVNTYNTIIHYLCRKGEIEAARTYFFDMVSKGLSPNAISYSTLMHGLLKAFKINEAISLFHDMCHNGVMPNEVTFTLLIQGLMEDGKFVLAHKIRDYMMEKGFELDKTLSERLIVAMKSKDPEASV; translated from the exons ATGTTTTTGGGCATCCGGTGCTATTGGCACCTCCCGAAGAAAGGCCTTTGCAGCTCAGGTTTCTCCCTTAGGAGTCCAATAAGTTTCTTCCATTACCAGACAAACCCAGCGCGTCGGTGTTCATCAGAATCGTGCGTCAAAATTTCGGCAATATTTCCGTCACCTACCCAATCATTACTGAAGTCTTCTTGCAGGATACGAAGAGTTCTGGAATCTAGAAAAGAGTGGTCGGAGTTGGTGGAGATTGAATTACAGAAGCTTAACATTGAGTTAAATACATATATCGTTAACCAGGTGTTGAAGAGCTTGTCAAATTCTTATACAGCCTACCAATTTTATAAGTGGGCGGAATGCCAACCTGATTTCAGGCATGATCATTTCACATTTAAGACCCTCGTCTCCTTGTTGCTCGAAGATCAAAATTTTAGCATTTTGTCAGAGGTTTTGAAAGGAATAAGTGGCAATGAAATTACAGTGCACCGCTCTGTTTATCGAATTATTATTTCAGGATTCATTAGATCTGGCCAGATTAACTCAGCGATTCGTACATTTGAAGCTATGTTTGAATCAGGCTGCCGTATGTTCAGtattgattttaataaatttattggtGTATTAATTTCAAACAATTGTTTTGACACTGCTGAAAAATACTACAATAGGATGATATTGGATGGATTTACTTTGAACTCATTTACCTACTCAAGATTCATTTCTAGTCTGTGTTTAGTGAACAATCTTCTGTTTGCTGAGAAACTTTTGCAAGATATGGATAGGATTCGTTTAGTTCCAGACATCTGGGCCTATAACATATATTTGAATTGCTTATGCAAACAAAATCGGTTGGAAGAAGCTGTAGAAATTCTTCGTTCAATGTCCCAGAAAGGAAGAGAGCCGGACATTGTCAGTTACTCAACAGTAATCAATGGTTTCTGCATTGCTAAACACTTCTCTGCTGCCTTAGAGCTATGGGAAGAAATATTCAAGAGGGGCATCAAGCCAGCTGTCTCGGCATCTGGTCCATTAATTTTTGGTTTGTGTGATAATGGAAAGGTTGAGGAAGCTTATGAAATAATGATTGGAATGATAAAGATGAATGCTGAGCTAAATGTTACGATTTATAATGCTATCATATGTGGTTTCTGCAAAGTTGGTCGATTTGATAAGGCCCAAGTGCTAGTGTCTTACATGCGAAGAAATGGTTGTGAACCTGACTTGGTCACTTGTAACATATTCTTGAATCATTACTGCGATAGAGGTATGCTCAATGAAGCATGGAAACTGATGGAAAGAATGGAAAATAGTGGAATAAGTCCAGACAAATATAGTTATTCTCAAGTGCTGAAGGGTCTTTGCAAGACTAATCAACTTGATAGGGCCTATTCTTTGATCACGAAATGCATGGAGGTAAAAGGATTATGTGATGTGGTATCCTGCAACATTGTTATAAATTCATTTTGCAAGACCAGAAAATTGGGAGCTGCTTTTAAATTGTGTAAAGAGATGAGTAATAAAGGAATCTATCCAGATGCTATTTCTTATGGTCTTCTAATTCAAGGATTCTTCAGGGTTGGACATGCCCTTCAAGCTCAGGAGTTGTTTCACCAAATGCTTGAGGTTGGTGTTGTTCCAAATGTGAATACATATAACACAATAATACATTACTTATGTAGAAAGGGTGAGATAGAAGCTGCTCGCACATATTTTTTTGACATGGTTAGTAAAGGGCTATCCCCTAATGCAATTTCCTATTCTACTCTCATGCATGGGCTCCTGAAAGCATTTAAAATAAATGAAGCTATCAGTCTATTTCATGATATGTGCCACAATGGAGTTATGCCTAATGAAGTGACGTTTACATTACTGATTCAAGGACTTATGGAGGATGGGAAATTTGTCCTAGCTCATAAGATCAGGGATTATATGATGGAAAAGGGATTTGAACTTGACAAAACCCTTTCTGAAAGACTGATTGTTGCAATGAAGTCCAAGGACCCAGAAGCCAG TGTCTGA